The following proteins are encoded in a genomic region of Acidimicrobiales bacterium:
- a CDS encoding cyclase family protein gives MSETRPSIETVRALAARYSNWGRWGPDDQRGTLNHVREEDRVKAASLVRAGRAISMALPFDEHGPQQGSFNRFNPIHLMTRDGADALAGTSVRDFYGGDDRHFRGTDDIVIMPLQCGTQWDSLAHVVFEGRIYNGYGADQVSSKGALKNDIANAASDMVGRGVLLDVARSRSVPWLEPGTPIGAEDLEAAARREGVDVGRGDFVFVRTGALARVRAEGRWGDYAGGPAPGLGLASVEWVADHEIAAIATDTWGMEVLPNETPDVLQPLHIIFIVYLGLSVGEIFDLERLAEDCASDGVYEFLFCGPPLPFTRAVGSPLNPMAIK, from the coding sequence ATGAGCGAGACGCGGCCGAGCATCGAGACGGTGCGCGCCCTTGCGGCCAGGTACTCGAACTGGGGGCGCTGGGGCCCCGACGACCAGCGCGGCACGCTCAACCACGTGCGCGAGGAGGACCGGGTCAAGGCCGCGTCCCTCGTGCGCGCCGGCCGCGCCATCTCGATGGCGCTCCCGTTCGACGAGCACGGACCGCAGCAGGGCAGCTTCAACCGGTTCAACCCGATCCACCTCATGACGCGCGACGGCGCGGACGCCCTGGCGGGCACGTCGGTGCGCGACTTCTACGGGGGCGACGACCGCCACTTCCGCGGCACGGACGACATCGTGATCATGCCGCTGCAGTGCGGGACGCAGTGGGACTCCCTGGCCCACGTCGTGTTCGAGGGCAGGATCTACAACGGCTACGGGGCCGACCAGGTGTCGAGCAAGGGAGCGCTGAAGAACGACATCGCGAACGCGGCGAGCGACATGGTCGGGCGAGGCGTGCTCCTCGACGTCGCGCGCAGCCGCTCGGTCCCGTGGCTCGAGCCGGGCACGCCGATCGGGGCGGAAGACCTCGAGGCGGCCGCGCGCCGGGAGGGGGTCGACGTCGGGCGGGGCGACTTCGTCTTCGTCCGCACGGGTGCGCTCGCCCGGGTGCGCGCCGAGGGCAGGTGGGGAGACTACGCAGGCGGCCCCGCCCCGGGTCTCGGCCTCGCGAGCGTCGAGTGGGTGGCGGATCACGAGATCGCTGCCATCGCCACCGACACCTGGGGGATGGAGGTGCTGCCGAACGAGACGCCCGACGTCTTACAGCCGCTCCACATCATCTTCATCGTGTACCTGGGCCTGTCGGTCGGCGAGATCTTCGACCTCGAGCGCCTCGCCGAGGACTGCGCGAGCGACGGCGTCTACGAGTTCCTCTTCTGCGGGCCCCCGCTGCCCTTCACACGCGCCGTCGGGTCGCCCCTCAACCCGATGGCGATCAAGTAG